In Anticarsia gemmatalis isolate Benzon Research Colony breed Stoneville strain chromosome 4, ilAntGemm2 primary, whole genome shotgun sequence, one DNA window encodes the following:
- the LOC142972460 gene encoding serine/threonine-protein kinase tousled-like 2 isoform X8 encodes MKNVDDFKKINMYNYTYEVTGSSHSDKEVDALTPEKSAAMRGSTAAPGTALVPPSGATPTIAMPERKRKRKGDEGVGGGGGGGGKQRHNSSDKNIREYFSKHPSSSPVRLAGAKSPSPQGANYPMYPPSPSSLLPSGADFLRSAPQQRPHTAVKQVQTELTCQRLQELETQASTDLELRNNKIDELTRSNEELKHQVQAQSKVIEQHKSHINKCIEVVKKLLNEKSTIEKKEARQRCMQNRLRLGQFVTQRVGATFQENWTDGYAFQELTRRQEEITAEKEEIDRQKKLLFKKRPVNNEGGGGRGKRTSSAAPSTPQPSPLHNGTDAPTFLKPDPLPSMTYQEYYEADEILKVSLQLRQSALKKEDADLQLEMEKLERERNLHIRELKRIHNEDQSRFSQHPVLSDRYLLLMLLGKGGFSEVHKAFDLREQRYTACKVHQLNKDWKEDKKANYIKHALREYNIHKALDHPRIVKLYDVFEIDGNSFCTVLEYCNGHDLDFYLKQHKTIPEREARSIVMQVVSALKYLNEIKPPVIHYDLKPGNILLTEGNVCGEIKITDFGLSKVMDEENYNPDHGMDLTSQGAGTYWYLPPECFVVGKNPPKISSKVDVWSVGVIFYQCLYGKKPFGHNQSQATILEENTILKATEVQFANKPTVSNEAKSFIRACLAYRKEERIDVFGLARHEYLQPPMPKSRGAGAGAGAAAGAGAAAGGAAAAFSSNMFGAGSSS; translated from the exons GAGACGAAGGTGTTGGCGGGGGTGGAGGTGGTGGCGGCAAGCAGAGGCATAACTCATCAGACAAAAATATTAGGGAATATTTTTCCAAGCACCCTTCGTCGAGTCCTGTGAGGCTTGCCGGCGCCAAGTCACCTTCGCCACAAGGCGCTAATTATCCTATG TACCCACCGTCTCCCTCATCGTTATTACCTTCGGGTGCCGACTTTTTACGTTCGGCACCACAGCAACGACCTCACACTGCTGTTAAACAg GTTCAAACAGAACTGACATGTCAGAGGTTACAGGAGTTAGAAACTCAAGCATCTACTGACTTAGaactaagaaataataaaatagacgAATTAACAAGATCTAATGAAGAATTGAAACATCAAGTTCAGGCACAGAGCAAG GTAATAGAGCAACATAAATCACACATCAATAAATGTATAGAAGttgtaaaaaaactgttaaatgaAAAAAGTACTATTGAGAAAAAGGAAGCACGACAACGATGCATGCAAAACAGGCTGAGGCTCGGCCAGTTTGTGACGCAACGGGTCGGCGCTACCTTTCAAGAGAATTGGACTGATGGATATGCATTTCAAGAATTAACGAG GCGGCAAGAAGAAATAACGGCGGAGAAGGAGGAGATAGATCGGCAGAAGAAGCTGTTGTTCAAGAAGCGGCCAGTGAACAACGagggcggcggcgggcgcggcaaGCGGACGTCGAGCGCGGCGCCCAGCACGCCGCAGCCCTCGCCGCTGCACAACGGCACGGACGCGCCCACCTTCCTCAAGCCCGACCCGCTGCCCAGCATGACCTACCAGGAGTATTATGAAGCCGACGAAATTCTCAAG gtttCGTTGCAGTTGAGACAGAGTGCACTTAAGAAGGAAGATGCAGATTTGCAGCTAGAAATGGAAAAATTAGAAAGGGAAAGAAATCTTCACATTAGGGAACTGAAGCGGATACATAATGAGGACCAGAGCCGCTTCTCCCAACATCCTGTGCTCTCTGACCG GTATCTTTTGCTGATGTTGCTTGGTAAAGGCGGCTTCAGCGAAGTCCATAAGGCGTTTGACCTCCGAGAGCAACGGTATACCGCCTGTAAGGTCCACCAACTGAACAAAGACTGGAAGGAAGACAAGAAGGCCAACTATATCAA ACATGCACTACGGGAATACAACATTCACAAAGCTCTAGACCACCCACGTATTGTTAAATTATATGACGTATTTGAAATTGACGGAAATTCATTTTGTACAGTTCTTGAGTACTGTAATGGACATGATCTCGATTTTTATCTCAAACAG CATAAGACAATTCCAGAGCGTGAAGCTCGTTCAATCGTGATGCAAGTTGTGTCAGCGTTGAAGTATCTGAATGAGATAAAGCCTCCCGTTATCCACTATGACCTGAAACCTGGCAACATTCTGCTCACGGAGGGTAACGTGTGCGGCGAGATCAAAATCACAGACTTCGGCCTGTCTAAAGTCATGGACGAGGAGAACTACAACCCCGACCATGGCATGGACTTGACCAGTCAGGGAGCAGGCACTTATTG GTACCTGCCCCCAGAATGTTTTGTTGTTGGTAAAAACCCACCAAAGATAAGTAGCAAGGTGGACGTGTGGAGTGTGGGCGTGATCTTCTATCAGTGTCTGTATGGCAAGAAGCCTTTTGGCCACAACCAGAGTCAGGCAACTATACTGGAGGAGAACACGATACTAAAAGCGACCGAGGTGCAATTTGCTAATAAGCCCACGGTCAGCAATGAGGCTAAG AGCTTCATCCGGGCGTGCCTGGCGTACCGCAAGGAGGAGCGCATCGACGTGTTCGGGCTGGCGCGGCACGAGTACCTGCAGCCGCCCATGCCCAAgtcgcgcggcgcgggcgcgggcgcgggcgcggcggcgggcgcgggcgcggcggcgggcggcgcggcggcggccttCAGCTCCAACATGTTCGGCGCGGGCTCGTCCTCCtag
- the LOC142972460 gene encoding serine/threonine-protein kinase tousled-like 2 isoform X7 gives MHDYKSGANINHVGLLSSLSKRSSHSDKEVDALTPEKSAAMRGSTAAPGTALVPPSGATPTIAMPERKRKRKGDEGVGGGGGGGGKQRHNSSDKNIREYFSKHPSSSPVRLAGAKSPSPQGANYPMYPPSPSSLLPSGADFLRSAPQQRPHTAVKQVQTELTCQRLQELETQASTDLELRNNKIDELTRSNEELKHQVQAQSKVIEQHKSHINKCIEVVKKLLNEKSTIEKKEARQRCMQNRLRLGQFVTQRVGATFQENWTDGYAFQELTRRQEEITAEKEEIDRQKKLLFKKRPVNNEGGGGRGKRTSSAAPSTPQPSPLHNGTDAPTFLKPDPLPSMTYQEYYEADEILKVSLQLRQSALKKEDADLQLEMEKLERERNLHIRELKRIHNEDQSRFSQHPVLSDRYLLLMLLGKGGFSEVHKAFDLREQRYTACKVHQLNKDWKEDKKANYIKHALREYNIHKALDHPRIVKLYDVFEIDGNSFCTVLEYCNGHDLDFYLKQHKTIPEREARSIVMQVVSALKYLNEIKPPVIHYDLKPGNILLTEGNVCGEIKITDFGLSKVMDEENYNPDHGMDLTSQGAGTYWYLPPECFVVGKNPPKISSKVDVWSVGVIFYQCLYGKKPFGHNQSQATILEENTILKATEVQFANKPTVSNEAKSFIRACLAYRKEERIDVFGLARHEYLQPPMPKSRGAGAGAGAAAGAGAAAGGAAAAFSSNMFGAGSSS, from the exons GAGACGAAGGTGTTGGCGGGGGTGGAGGTGGTGGCGGCAAGCAGAGGCATAACTCATCAGACAAAAATATTAGGGAATATTTTTCCAAGCACCCTTCGTCGAGTCCTGTGAGGCTTGCCGGCGCCAAGTCACCTTCGCCACAAGGCGCTAATTATCCTATG TACCCACCGTCTCCCTCATCGTTATTACCTTCGGGTGCCGACTTTTTACGTTCGGCACCACAGCAACGACCTCACACTGCTGTTAAACAg GTTCAAACAGAACTGACATGTCAGAGGTTACAGGAGTTAGAAACTCAAGCATCTACTGACTTAGaactaagaaataataaaatagacgAATTAACAAGATCTAATGAAGAATTGAAACATCAAGTTCAGGCACAGAGCAAG GTAATAGAGCAACATAAATCACACATCAATAAATGTATAGAAGttgtaaaaaaactgttaaatgaAAAAAGTACTATTGAGAAAAAGGAAGCACGACAACGATGCATGCAAAACAGGCTGAGGCTCGGCCAGTTTGTGACGCAACGGGTCGGCGCTACCTTTCAAGAGAATTGGACTGATGGATATGCATTTCAAGAATTAACGAG GCGGCAAGAAGAAATAACGGCGGAGAAGGAGGAGATAGATCGGCAGAAGAAGCTGTTGTTCAAGAAGCGGCCAGTGAACAACGagggcggcggcgggcgcggcaaGCGGACGTCGAGCGCGGCGCCCAGCACGCCGCAGCCCTCGCCGCTGCACAACGGCACGGACGCGCCCACCTTCCTCAAGCCCGACCCGCTGCCCAGCATGACCTACCAGGAGTATTATGAAGCCGACGAAATTCTCAAG gtttCGTTGCAGTTGAGACAGAGTGCACTTAAGAAGGAAGATGCAGATTTGCAGCTAGAAATGGAAAAATTAGAAAGGGAAAGAAATCTTCACATTAGGGAACTGAAGCGGATACATAATGAGGACCAGAGCCGCTTCTCCCAACATCCTGTGCTCTCTGACCG GTATCTTTTGCTGATGTTGCTTGGTAAAGGCGGCTTCAGCGAAGTCCATAAGGCGTTTGACCTCCGAGAGCAACGGTATACCGCCTGTAAGGTCCACCAACTGAACAAAGACTGGAAGGAAGACAAGAAGGCCAACTATATCAA ACATGCACTACGGGAATACAACATTCACAAAGCTCTAGACCACCCACGTATTGTTAAATTATATGACGTATTTGAAATTGACGGAAATTCATTTTGTACAGTTCTTGAGTACTGTAATGGACATGATCTCGATTTTTATCTCAAACAG CATAAGACAATTCCAGAGCGTGAAGCTCGTTCAATCGTGATGCAAGTTGTGTCAGCGTTGAAGTATCTGAATGAGATAAAGCCTCCCGTTATCCACTATGACCTGAAACCTGGCAACATTCTGCTCACGGAGGGTAACGTGTGCGGCGAGATCAAAATCACAGACTTCGGCCTGTCTAAAGTCATGGACGAGGAGAACTACAACCCCGACCATGGCATGGACTTGACCAGTCAGGGAGCAGGCACTTATTG GTACCTGCCCCCAGAATGTTTTGTTGTTGGTAAAAACCCACCAAAGATAAGTAGCAAGGTGGACGTGTGGAGTGTGGGCGTGATCTTCTATCAGTGTCTGTATGGCAAGAAGCCTTTTGGCCACAACCAGAGTCAGGCAACTATACTGGAGGAGAACACGATACTAAAAGCGACCGAGGTGCAATTTGCTAATAAGCCCACGGTCAGCAATGAGGCTAAG AGCTTCATCCGGGCGTGCCTGGCGTACCGCAAGGAGGAGCGCATCGACGTGTTCGGGCTGGCGCGGCACGAGTACCTGCAGCCGCCCATGCCCAAgtcgcgcggcgcgggcgcgggcgcgggcgcggcggcgggcgcgggcgcggcggcgggcggcgcggcggcggccttCAGCTCCAACATGTTCGGCGCGGGCTCGTCCTCCtag